The nucleotide window TACTAATGAGTATTTTGCAGTTTGTTGTTGTTACATCTTTGTGTACATCTTCCTTTTCAGCACATTTTCCATTCTAGTTGTCAGGGACCTGCTTAGAATGATagaggggaggcaggagcacagagagaggagatgTCAGCGGTAACAAAGCTGTCCCTGTCAGAAGGGGTGGGTGTGCATGACACTGGGAGAGTAGATGGAGCCATAGCTGCAAGGAACAacagctcagggagcagcaacTCAGCTGAACTCCAGCAGCTGTGGATTTCGTCCAGTTTTCCTGCTTCCTCTCTTGGGGAATCCCTGTGCTGGATCATAAAGCAAGCCCAGTGAAGCTTGAATCTCACAGCTCTTACAGAGCTTGAATTAAAGAGGAAATACCATCCACTATAGCTTAGATACATGTTGGTTGTGGCACTTTGCACGAAGGGAGGAGATTCCTACTTAAACCACTGAGGCCAATAAAGGAATTAAACTGCTCCTCACTTTCTGACCATTATACTAATTCATAAAGATGGCAAAATTTGAAATGCAGCTATGGAAAGCATTTTGCAGTACGTAAATGCCTCTCATGTTTTATGCCTTCTCTTATGAAGAGGAATTGAACATCCTCAGTTTAGGGATCTGGCTATAGGagtactttttctttctatatggTGAAACGTCCATGGGAAGGAAGTGCATGGACAATTGGAGTAATATCATGGAGGACCACTTATATGAAGAAAATCCATTTCAGCactcagaaaagagaaagagttTTGCTTTGTAGGCAGTTACAAACATCTCTACATTTTTccggattaaaaaaaaatgcaaaacattttctttacaagATGTTTTCCACCTCCCACTGTTGCATAACTTCTACAGCAGAAGACTGCTTTTTCTGATGGACTAGTTTGGAATTTGGAGGTCGTAGAAATCCTCTGCGTGTTCCGTACAAGAGCTATACTGAAATAACTGATCAAAGCtagcagcagcctctggctgCCCAGAGTTGTAGTTCATGCTACACCAAACCCAAGCCCAAATTTTCAGCTGTACCACGTAACCCCAGTTCTGGATGAGGACCGGGATGGATTGGGTGCACACGACTGCAGTTCTGCAGGAGCTTTGCCCCTCCTCACTGAACACGAGCACAAAACCTGGTCTGCACTGAGTCATTTGTAGGCACCGGGGCTCGCTCGGGCACACCCGCCTCCCGCCGTGCCGGGGGATTCCCggcagctctgcaggtaggTGGAAAGACACCAGCGCCTCCTCCTCCGCAACCCCTGGCTGCGGgcctcaccctgccctgcctcttGGGTGAGTTTTTGCTTGGCTTCCGTGCTTggagctttcctttccttccccagaaCAGCCGGAAAGGGGAAGCTTTGGGCGGTGCGTGACTCCCTCACCTCCCCTTCCGCCGCCTGCTCCGCCCCGGTTGCTGCGGAGCGGGGCCGCCGTGCGGGTGAGATCcggcagtgtccctgtgcccccggAGCTGCCTTCCCAACAAAGCCGGCTTCATCTCTTGGGCTCGCCTCAGGGCCTAGGCTTTAGGCAGGTCTTGCTTGTGGAAAAGCTTGCCATAGCAAAatgctttactttttaaatttttcctccCCTGAAAAAGGTTAAGAGGTGCTGATCTTCACCCCAGTTTTGTCTTCCAGTTTTCAGCATGGCAGTGGACTGGCTTGGCTTTGGCTATGCCGCCCTGGTGACATCAGGAGGGATCATTGGCTATGCAAAAGCAGGTAGGGTGCCGAAAGGTGCTTCTGTCTCCCTTCGtcttccccccaccaccccctccctctccccagtaACTTGGTGTGAGCTGGGCAGCTTTTTACGAAAGCCTCCTATCTCGAATTTGACCCATATGTAAATTTTATCGGTTTGTGCCATGTGCTGATAACTTGCTGCTGGTAGGGTGTGCTGGATTTTGAGTTGAGCTGGTGCTTTGGGCTGATAAGGCCATAATCTGCTTTCTGGTGGGTGCTGATATCGGCGCTGTGCTCTTTGGGTGAACTGTCATAAGTTTGCTTCAGAAAAacttttcccttgctttttaaaatacaaatgttcTTTATCTTCAAACGACATAAATCACCACTTTTCCTCCTTAAGagatttattcccattttaatCTTTGATGATAACAGTATACTGCAAGCTGTAGAGAGCTTTCAGAACTGTCTTTTCTCCAAGTAGAGCTGAACAGTGCAAATCAGTCCTTAAACTTGTTTCTCTTCTGGGCTCTGCATCATAAGCTTACCCTCTGACCTACTGCTTTCATTTCCTGTCCTTTTTCTGAGTTTGCCCTCCTCCAGACAGAACTGTGGATTCATTCCTGCTGCAACACTGTCTCTTTCAGCTTTGAAAATCCCTAAGCCATTTTAGTTTTTATGATAGGAAGGGGCATTGCTGAAGTCAGTGAGACTCTTACCAGTGCATTTGACTAGATAGATGCTAGTGCCTATTCCAGTCTGTTTTCCATTGGCTTGGATTTATCCTTTGGGTTGTCAGTGCAGTTTAGTACAGAAGGGACAATACTGAGAACTTAAGTAACTAACTGCATCTGTATTTCTCCAAGGCCATTATGAAATGATAGGTGTCTTTCTTGTCCTCTGGAACCCAATTGGGAGGACATGGCTATGCTCAGGCAACGGAATCCAGGTCTCACGATTATTGAAGGGGAACAGAAACTCGTATGGTGACttctggataaaaaaaaaaaaaaaaaaaccaaaaaacaaaggaGACATTGTATCCTTACTAATAACTTGGAGAAACCAAAAGAGAATGGAACTTCCATGCACAGAGCTAAGCTGATCTAATCTGTTCTTTTACAACCTGATCTATCTACCCACACAGACAGGGGGCAGTAATACCCTTTGGAACAGTATGGGAACATGGCAATCTgcgagtgagtgagtgagtgagtgagtgattTATTGATTAATTGTTTGATTTTTCGGTCTTCATGTAGCAAGTTCTCTGGGTCCCTGTGCTGTGAGATGTAGGAACTTCTTGAGCCAGAGGTGATGTGATTGTCCTAGAAGTGTATGTGTCATAGGTACTTAAACAATGCCTTGGGGTAAAATTCAAGGATATGATGGATGTTTCTTGGCTCCCAGGCTTGTGGAAAACATTGTAGCTACCACAGATTTGTTTTTAACTCACATTCTGTGCAAAGCAGCCACCTAGTAGAGTGTGCACCTTTTCCTTGCCCATGTACAAGTATATCAGGTGCTTTCTGTCATCTTTAGTTCTTGCTTTTTATACCAACAGCAGGATATAAATCAATATTACAGCAACCTTGTTGATGATTGAAAAATGATTACTTTCTGGAAGCAATATGCAGTCCTCCTTTAACATTGAGAGGAGATCTTTATCTCCTTGAAAAGCTTAGCTTTTCAATCTCAAGTCTTTGAAAGGTGACCTCAGAAATGGAATGTATAAAGAACCACCTTCAGTAGCATTAAGTCCATAATTATCCATTAGCCTTATGGAGGGCATTCACCACTCACAGTGATAATGCTACTTCATTACTTGATATGTTATATAAATCACCAATTTAGATGTGGTGTCCTTTATTTTCTGGTAGCTTGGGATTATCGTTTATACTGAGGACTTGATTCGAAGTTTAGGTGCATTCAGGGAACCTTCTTCCAAAGTCTCCAGTTACCTTTGGATCAAATCTCAAGTATACTTAGGAGAGATGACCTCTCTTGTTCAGCTACGTCCTGCTCCTTGGCAATTCTTTGAATGACCTCCTGCCCAATTCCACTCAcatatctttttttctgatcttAAATCCTTATAATTTAGTCCTTCTATTTTACTGCCTCTCAAGGAATTTTCATAATACTGTTTTGAAACAACATGCTTCAGTTTGTGCAAGGAAAACAccaattcttttgtttttctcactaTTCTTTCAATCATGAATGTATTAATGGCTTTGCAGTTAGAGAACTAAAACTAATTCTATATATATCTTACGTAAGAATAACTGAAGCTTCTTGGCACTGATCAGCAAGATCTCAATATCTTATCTTCTTTATGTCAATGAATGATGAATGCccatctttttttaaatttttataatttttggtGTTTTACAAAACAGTTAAGTTGCTGACCAAGGTAATCTTTAAGTTTCTAAGAAATGCATTACCTTCTACTTATTCAGGTAGTGTTCCATCACTAGCTGCTGGCCTTTTCTTTGGGAGTTTGGCTGGACTGGGTGCTTATCAAGTCTCACAGAATCCAAATAACATTTGGGTTTCTCTGAGtaagtaatttgaaattttatttgaaatatattatatttaccctatatatttaaaatgagtACTTAAAAGTCTTTGCAGAAGAGTTAAGCACAGATAGTGTTACAAATCTAACTTCAGTCCTATCCAAACTTTACTGAACTTGTGGCTGCCAACATGCATCTGTCTCGTACTGATGTGTTTGAAGGATCATAGTGCAGGGGAAGTGCTAATAAATGGGTTTCTGACCTATTTTTGGCTGGATCCTCCTACTTTGAGCATCCTGCAGGAGGCTGTAACGTTTTGAGAAGTGGGATTCCCCTTTAAACTGACCCTACCCCTAGGAGACTATTTTATTATCACAGAAAATGGCAGAGACTGTGATTGgcttatttttataaatgacAAATGTGTGAAATTACAAAGTTGTTGATGCCTGGGGAGATTTaagagagaagaaggaagaatgcTGTTTCTTCCTTCTTAGAATTGGAGCTTCCCTTCCCCCCGATTTGAGAAGGTAACTGTGAAGAGTTACTGCTTAGTCAGTGTTTAAAGAGCCACCACTTACTACAGCATTTTTTCTCTGAGGCGGTGACACGGCATCTGGCTCTTTGACATGTGAAAATCAGAAGTGAAAGGAGAAGGCCCAGCATTTCTCTCCACTTCAGCTTTGTTTACAGGCAGTCCACTTCCACACCTACTTTTGGCCAGGCCAAAAGCTGTGTGTGGTCAAGCCTTAATAACTTAACAAACTGCTAATACAGCAAGCTTAAGTGTGAAGTCTGGTGTTTTTCCCAAATGAGAGAGACAGATACATTTCTGTAGCTTAGTAGCGTATAGAGTCTTTTCCTCTTCATGAGTTAAAGTTTTTGAAGAAGATGTGTTCTACTGCTgtttgaaacaaaatttcattGTGAGGTGTGCATATTTTGAAGACAAGCAACTAATTAGAGCTTGGAGCATTttaatgctaaaatatttttgttttattgtgtgTTATACTATGGTCCCAGTCTCTTACATATCTCATTAGATGAGATTAATAGGTATCAGTAACAATATTTTGTCTGGTGTTAGGGAGGAAGGATGTCATGGCTTGGACTGAAGATGAACTGGATCCTGCAGGACCAGTCATCACATAGAAGCAATGGTAGAGGATAAGAGTTGGAAAAACACGTGTGTAGCTGTTACCACTGGGTAGCAGATGCACACTAAGGATAAGGATTTCATCAGTGTATGTTTTCCTTATAGTTTTTTAGCATTCAGTCTTTACTTGAGATACCATGTTCCAGGGACTGTCCTTTCTGAGTCAGTGAAACTACCTGGCTCCTGTCTCTGTGTCAAGTGGTTAAGGACAATTAACTCTCACCTTGGTAATGCTTAGCACACTTCCCTTTTGAAGACttttgaaaacataaattaGTTAATTCTTAGAACATTACTACAAATAAAACATGATGCTACATGTTAGACATGATTACTACAAGTTAGAGAAATGCTCTCTCCCTTTTTTGAGAAGTGAGGGAATTATGTGCACAAGTTTAGTGATTTGCCTGTGTAGGGAAGGAGTGAGTTCTAGAGCAGTGTATCATAAATTATTTCCAGTCTCAAAAAGAGctcattttgaaaaacaaatttgagAGGTATTTGCAGAAGCATATGGAGAGCACTGTCTGCTAGAAGTTGATATAGAATACTTACTCTTTACCAACtgaggcattttaaaatttgcacaATTTATTGACTCTCTTAGTCAGTAAAGTGAAGTAACcctgtttctctttttatttgatGCTGCTACTTCTCTCTGTTCTATTAgtttttaattatgtttctcCCACACATGCATCTCTGCTGACTGGACTGTACAATCTCTCATTTAAGTTACGTCTGGAGCACTGACTGCTGTCATGGGAACAAGATTTTACCACTCCAGAAAATTCATGCCTGCAGGGCTAATTGCTGGTGTCAGGtacaatacttttttttaacctcctgTGTGTGATTTCTTACTCGCTTAATTAAACTGAGATGGAGTGAATCGTATTTTGTATATTATTTTTGTTCCCATGCATCACTTGGATGAAGTATCTGAAAATGaattaacagatttttttattattgttaaattatatgttttttccccttataCAGTTTGCTAATGGTTGGAAGATTAGCACTGAAGATGTTGGAAAAGCCCCAGGAAAAGTAACTGTTAATTTTACATCTTAGTATTTGGAGAAGGAAACCTGATCATGAAGTTGCATGAATGCAGAAGtgagaagatggaaaaatttTCCACATCAAgacattttttaatctttttttgtaAGGGGGAGTAGAATGATGGTACAGATAGTTTATATACAAGGTAGAGCAGTTTGTGTATAGAGAAGAATGGGTCCTGGGTTTGATTTTTCTGGAcatatttcagtgtattttaaCACTTCCATGTTTTTATATTCCAAAATATACTTCTGACATGTatgaagcagagagaaaatatcCTGTAATTAAGAAAATAGCCACAAAGAGGCATCAGGAGTAACTGGCTAAATACAATCGTGTGTCTCAAACCTTTTACACTGAGTATTATGGTGTGCTTTACCTGTTGCATTCTGAATTGATATACCATGTCTTTATAATGTCCAACAGATCTTGCCTTTTTATTGTGAAATGATGCTAAAATGATGCTTTTCTATGAGTAAAATTTGTTACAAACCTTTATTTGG belongs to Vidua macroura isolate BioBank_ID:100142 chromosome 1, ASM2450914v1, whole genome shotgun sequence and includes:
- the LOC128811807 gene encoding transmembrane protein 14C-like isoform X2 translates to MAVDWLGFGYAALVTSGGIIGYAKAGSVPSLAAGLFFGSLAGLGAYQVSQNPNNIWVSLITSGALTAVMGTRFYHSRKFMPAGLIAGVSLLMVGRLALKMLEKPQEK